The proteins below come from a single Chitinophaga pinensis DSM 2588 genomic window:
- a CDS encoding TrmH family RNA methyltransferase: MTPERRERLLSVLNKRQAGLTVVLENVFDPHNISAVLRTCDAVGIQDVYVLNTTTARRKRWGHKSSSSAAKWLTVHQFSDTATCMAVVREKYDKIYTTHLAADAKSLYELDFTGSVALVFGNEQEGVSEEIRKLCDGNFIIPQVGIIKSLNISVACAVSIYEAMRQKSIAGHYEQKNLPDAQYNALLEEWGFQEEDM, encoded by the coding sequence ATGACGCCGGAACGTAGAGAAAGGTTACTATCCGTATTAAATAAAAGACAGGCAGGTTTAACTGTCGTCCTGGAAAATGTATTTGATCCGCATAATATATCTGCGGTGTTGCGTACATGTGATGCTGTAGGCATCCAGGATGTCTATGTATTGAACACTACGACTGCCCGTCGCAAGAGATGGGGGCACAAGAGTTCTTCCAGTGCAGCCAAGTGGCTGACAGTCCACCAGTTTAGTGACACAGCTACCTGTATGGCGGTTGTAAGGGAAAAGTACGATAAGATCTATACGACGCACCTGGCGGCGGATGCAAAGAGTCTGTATGAGCTCGATTTTACAGGTTCTGTAGCGCTGGTATTCGGTAATGAGCAGGAGGGCGTAAGTGAGGAGATCAGGAAATTATGCGACGGTAATTTTATCATTCCTCAGGTGGGCATTATCAAATCGTTGAATATTTCCGTGGCTTGTGCCGTTAGCATATATGAGGCAATGAGGCAAAAATCGATTGCTGGCCATTATGAACAAAAAAACCTGCCGGATGCTCAATACAATGCATTGTTGGAGGAGTGGGGCTTTCAGGAAGAAGATATGTGA
- a CDS encoding ribonucleoside-diphosphate reductase subunit alpha: MFVIKRDGHKEAVKFDKITARVEKLCYGLNAEYVDAIDVAKKVIQGLYDGVTTSELDNLAAETAASLTTKHPDYALLASRIAVSNLHKNTVKSFSKTMENLYNYIDPKVGKPAPLLADDVYEIVMKHAAILDSSIIYDRDFAFDYFGFKTLERSYLLKLDGKVAERPQHMFMRVSVGIHKEDIDAVIKTYNLMSERWFTHATPTLFNAGTPKPQMSSCFLLTMQDDSIEGIYDTLKQTAKISQSAGGIGLSIHNIRATGSYISGTNGTSNGIIPMLRVFNDTARYVDQGGGKRKGAFAIYLEPWHADIFEFLDLRKNHGKEEMRARDLFYALWVPDLFMRRVEENGDWSLFCPHEAPGLHECWGEEFEKLYTKYEKENRARKTVKAQDLWFAVLDAQIETGTPYLLYKDSANRKSNQQNLGTIKSSNLCTEIIEYTDANEVAVCNLASLALPRFVIDGQFDHEKLYEVTYQAALNLNRIIDNNFYPVDEARNSNLRHRPIGLGVQGLADAFILMRYPFESEEAKKLNSEIFETIYFAALNASKDLAIKDGAYETYAGSPVSKGILQFDMWGVTPSPRWDWTSLKGEIKKHGVRNSLLLAPMPTASTSQILGNNECFEPYTSNIYTRRVLSGEFVVVNKHLLKDLVELGLWDNDMKNKIITSNGSIQHIPEIPSQIKELYKTVWEIKQRTIIDMAADRGAFICQSQSLNLFVDTPSAAKLTSMHFYAWKKGLKTGMYYLRTQAAAQAVQFTVEKQGGQQMEPMVEKKAGEAKAAKAVDTKLDEVEFVEGAVCTMEEGCVTCSA, translated from the coding sequence ATGTTTGTAATTAAGCGCGACGGCCACAAAGAAGCTGTTAAGTTTGACAAGATTACTGCTCGTGTTGAAAAGCTGTGTTATGGACTGAATGCGGAGTACGTAGACGCCATAGACGTAGCAAAGAAAGTGATACAGGGTTTATATGATGGAGTAACAACCAGTGAACTGGATAATCTTGCCGCAGAAACTGCAGCATCGCTTACTACAAAACATCCTGACTATGCCTTGCTCGCATCGCGCATCGCGGTGAGCAATCTCCATAAAAATACAGTGAAATCATTCTCCAAAACAATGGAGAACCTGTATAACTACATCGATCCGAAAGTGGGCAAACCAGCACCACTGTTAGCTGACGATGTATATGAGATCGTCATGAAACATGCTGCTATCCTGGATTCCAGCATCATCTATGATCGTGACTTTGCATTTGATTATTTTGGTTTCAAAACACTGGAACGTTCTTACCTGCTGAAATTAGATGGTAAAGTGGCTGAACGTCCGCAGCATATGTTCATGCGTGTGTCTGTTGGTATCCACAAAGAAGATATCGATGCTGTAATCAAGACATACAATCTGATGAGTGAGCGTTGGTTTACACACGCAACTCCTACCCTCTTTAATGCTGGTACACCTAAACCACAGATGTCCAGCTGCTTCCTCCTTACCATGCAGGATGATAGTATCGAGGGTATCTACGATACACTGAAACAAACTGCAAAGATCTCCCAGAGTGCTGGTGGTATTGGTCTGAGCATCCACAATATCCGCGCTACAGGTTCTTATATCAGCGGTACCAACGGTACCTCTAATGGTATCATTCCAATGCTGCGTGTATTCAATGATACTGCACGTTATGTAGACCAGGGCGGTGGTAAACGTAAAGGCGCTTTCGCGATCTACCTGGAACCATGGCACGCTGATATCTTCGAATTCCTTGACCTGCGTAAAAACCATGGTAAGGAAGAAATGCGTGCAAGAGATCTCTTCTATGCACTGTGGGTACCAGATCTGTTCATGAGACGTGTAGAAGAAAATGGCGACTGGAGCCTGTTCTGTCCACACGAAGCACCAGGACTGCACGAATGCTGGGGTGAAGAGTTCGAAAAACTCTACACAAAATATGAGAAAGAAAACCGTGCACGTAAAACAGTAAAGGCACAGGATCTCTGGTTCGCCGTACTGGATGCACAGATTGAAACAGGTACTCCTTACCTGCTGTACAAAGATTCTGCAAACCGCAAATCTAACCAGCAGAACCTGGGTACTATTAAAAGTTCCAACCTGTGTACGGAGATCATCGAATATACCGACGCAAATGAAGTAGCCGTATGTAACCTGGCTTCCCTGGCACTGCCACGCTTCGTAATCGACGGTCAGTTCGATCACGAAAAACTGTACGAAGTTACTTATCAGGCAGCGCTGAACCTCAACCGTATCATCGATAATAACTTCTACCCGGTAGATGAAGCACGTAACAGTAACCTCCGTCACCGTCCTATCGGTCTGGGTGTACAGGGTCTTGCTGATGCGTTCATCCTGATGCGTTATCCATTCGAAAGCGAAGAAGCGAAAAAACTGAACAGCGAGATCTTCGAAACCATCTACTTTGCTGCATTGAATGCATCAAAAGACCTGGCTATCAAAGACGGCGCTTACGAAACATATGCAGGTTCACCGGTATCAAAAGGTATCCTTCAGTTTGACATGTGGGGTGTAACACCTTCACCACGCTGGGACTGGACTTCACTGAAAGGAGAGATCAAAAAACATGGTGTGCGTAACTCCCTGTTGCTGGCGCCAATGCCAACCGCATCTACCTCTCAGATCCTGGGTAACAATGAATGTTTCGAACCTTACACATCCAACATCTACACCCGTCGCGTACTGAGCGGTGAATTCGTAGTAGTAAATAAACACCTGCTGAAAGATCTGGTGGAACTGGGTCTGTGGGATAATGATATGAAGAATAAGATCATTACTTCCAATGGCTCTATCCAGCATATTCCTGAGATCCCTTCACAGATCAAGGAGCTGTATAAAACAGTATGGGAAATCAAACAACGTACAATCATTGACATGGCAGCCGATCGCGGTGCTTTCATCTGCCAGTCTCAGTCACTGAACCTGTTCGTTGATACGCCTTCCGCAGCGAAACTGACGTCTATGCACTTCTACGCATGGAAGAAAGGTCTGAAAACAGGTATGTACTACCTGCGTACACAGGCAGCTGCCCAGGCAGTACAGTTTACTGTTGAAAAACAAGGCGGTCAACAGATGGAACCAATGGTGGAAAAGAAAGCTGGTGAAGCTAAAGCTGCCAAAGCAGTGGACACCAAACTCGACGAAGTTGAATTTGTTGAGGGCGCAGTCTGCACCATGGAAGAAGGTTGCGTAACCTGCAGCGCCTGA
- a CDS encoding efflux RND transporter permease subunit, translating to MIANTFIRRPVTAIVISVVLVLVGLLAMTNLPIGQYPEISPPTVQVTGTYIGADAQTVEQTTATPVEVQVNGTPGMTYMTSNSTNSGAMSLTVNFEVGTDINIAALDVQNRVGIAQPTLPQEVQRLGLTVRKRNPSILMLVALYSPNGTHDVTFLDNYTNVYIKDALLRAKGVGDIFTRADDFSMRVWLKPDKLAQMGVTAEEVRAAITEQNAQISAGTVGAPPQKTGQTYEYTIFVKGRLVTAEEFGNIIIKTRPDNGAVVYLKDVARVQLGKFSYSNNSYVDGKRASYLLVYQAPGSNAIETAEAVYETMEQLSKTFPKDVAYVVPFESVSVIEVSIHEVVETLLEALVLVVIVVFLFLQSWRATIIPVLAIPVSIIATFIFFIPLGFTINTLTLFGFVLAIGIVVDDAIVVVEAVQHNMDHEQMTPKEATYAAMKEISGPVMAIALILAAVFVPVGFIPGIVGRLYQQFAITIAISVLISAFVALSLTPALCTLILRPMHLDKDSKGLNKFFFKFNVWFGHVTSRYSLGVKKSIRWSRYVIILLLCIMVGTLFLFRGKPTGFIPTEDDGRIYITFDLPESSSTERTIAVMTEMMHTLDSVKAIGHYAALGGLNVVSFATKSNSGTIFCQLKPWDERKDKSQQIFALVGQLQAKLSRFKEANVVVIPPPAIPGLGSTAGFSFILQQKSGGGDIKEFEGVLQKFTMAINQRPEIARAFSFFTARTPGYQLEIDREKAKKMGVQISSIATALQTYLGSAYVNDFTVYGRNFRVVTQADSTYRGDIKDLSQYFVRNSAGTMVPLSALTSYKVTESAPVISHYNLFRSAEINGSPAPGYSSGDAIKALQEVAAQVLPEGYGYEFSGLSREELLSGSKTVYIFALSIIFVFLFLAALYESWSVPFSVLLAVPIGAFGAILTLTFLPAITNNVYAQIGLITLIGLSAKNAILIVEFAKERVDRGMELVTATVEAAKLRLRPIIMTSLAFLLGIMPLVISSGAGAESRKTMGWTVLGGMFTATFLAIFIVPVLYVVITRLAYGKDKLKQMQENHKAMQHEL from the coding sequence ATGATTGCAAATACTTTTATACGCAGACCGGTTACCGCAATAGTTATTTCTGTTGTACTGGTGCTGGTAGGTTTGCTGGCGATGACCAACCTGCCCATCGGCCAGTACCCGGAAATTTCGCCCCCCACTGTACAGGTGACCGGTACTTATATCGGTGCGGATGCACAGACGGTGGAGCAGACAACAGCTACTCCTGTGGAAGTGCAGGTGAACGGTACGCCTGGTATGACTTACATGACCAGTAACAGTACCAACAGTGGTGCAATGAGTCTGACCGTGAACTTCGAAGTAGGTACCGACATCAATATCGCCGCACTGGACGTACAGAACCGTGTGGGTATTGCGCAGCCAACCCTGCCTCAGGAGGTACAACGTTTAGGTCTGACCGTAAGAAAGCGTAACCCCAGTATCCTCATGCTGGTGGCTTTATATTCTCCGAATGGTACCCATGATGTAACCTTCCTGGATAACTATACCAACGTTTACATCAAGGATGCGTTGCTGCGTGCGAAAGGTGTGGGTGATATCTTCACCCGTGCGGATGACTTCAGTATGCGTGTATGGCTGAAACCTGACAAGCTGGCCCAGATGGGTGTAACAGCAGAAGAGGTGAGAGCTGCGATTACTGAACAGAATGCGCAGATCTCCGCAGGTACCGTAGGTGCTCCTCCTCAGAAAACCGGACAGACATATGAGTATACCATCTTTGTAAAAGGTCGTCTCGTAACAGCGGAGGAATTTGGTAATATCATTATCAAAACCCGTCCGGATAACGGAGCGGTTGTATACCTGAAAGATGTTGCCCGTGTACAACTGGGTAAATTCAGCTATAGCAACAACTCCTATGTGGATGGCAAGAGAGCGTCTTACCTGCTGGTTTACCAGGCGCCAGGTAGTAACGCGATCGAAACAGCAGAAGCGGTATATGAAACAATGGAACAGCTGAGCAAAACTTTCCCGAAAGACGTAGCTTATGTAGTACCATTTGAGTCTGTATCCGTGATCGAGGTGTCTATCCACGAGGTAGTAGAAACCCTGCTGGAAGCACTCGTACTCGTGGTGATCGTGGTATTCCTCTTCCTGCAAAGCTGGAGGGCGACCATTATCCCGGTACTTGCTATTCCTGTATCCATCATTGCGACGTTCATCTTCTTTATACCACTTGGATTTACCATCAACACCCTGACCCTGTTCGGTTTCGTACTGGCGATCGGTATCGTGGTGGATGACGCCATTGTGGTGGTGGAGGCGGTCCAGCATAATATGGACCATGAACAGATGACGCCGAAGGAAGCGACTTATGCGGCGATGAAAGAGATCTCCGGACCTGTAATGGCGATCGCCCTGATCCTCGCAGCGGTATTCGTACCGGTAGGATTTATACCAGGTATCGTGGGACGTCTGTATCAGCAGTTTGCGATCACGATCGCGATCTCCGTACTGATCTCTGCGTTTGTGGCATTGTCTCTGACGCCGGCACTGTGTACGCTGATCCTGCGACCTATGCACCTGGATAAGGATTCAAAAGGTCTGAATAAATTCTTCTTCAAGTTCAACGTATGGTTTGGTCATGTAACCAGCCGTTATTCATTGGGTGTGAAGAAGAGTATCCGTTGGTCGCGTTATGTGATCATACTGCTGCTTTGTATTATGGTAGGTACCTTATTCCTCTTCAGAGGTAAGCCGACAGGCTTTATTCCGACAGAGGATGATGGTCGTATATATATCACTTTTGACCTGCCGGAATCATCTTCCACTGAGCGGACGATTGCTGTCATGACAGAAATGATGCATACACTGGATAGCGTAAAAGCGATCGGTCACTATGCAGCATTGGGTGGTCTGAACGTAGTAAGTTTCGCGACCAAATCAAACAGTGGTACGATCTTCTGTCAGCTGAAACCATGGGATGAACGTAAGGACAAATCTCAGCAGATCTTTGCGCTGGTAGGGCAACTCCAGGCAAAACTCTCCAGGTTTAAGGAAGCCAATGTGGTGGTAATTCCGCCTCCGGCGATTCCTGGTCTGGGTTCTACAGCAGGTTTCTCCTTCATTCTTCAGCAGAAGAGTGGTGGTGGCGACATCAAAGAATTTGAAGGTGTACTTCAGAAATTCACGATGGCGATCAACCAGCGTCCTGAAATCGCAAGAGCGTTCTCCTTCTTTACCGCACGTACTCCTGGTTACCAACTGGAGATAGACCGTGAAAAGGCGAAGAAGATGGGCGTACAGATATCGTCTATTGCCACTGCATTGCAGACCTATCTGGGTAGTGCTTATGTGAATGACTTTACGGTATACGGCCGTAACTTCCGTGTGGTAACGCAGGCGGATTCCACTTACCGTGGCGATATCAAAGATCTGTCACAATATTTTGTGCGCAACTCTGCTGGTACGATGGTGCCATTGAGTGCGCTGACTTCCTATAAGGTGACGGAAAGTGCGCCGGTTATCTCTCACTATAACCTGTTCCGTTCTGCGGAAATAAACGGTAGCCCTGCTCCTGGTTATAGTAGTGGTGACGCGATCAAGGCATTGCAGGAAGTAGCTGCACAGGTATTACCGGAAGGTTATGGATATGAGTTCTCCGGTTTGAGCCGTGAGGAGTTATTATCAGGATCGAAGACTGTTTACATCTTCGCCCTGTCTATCATCTTCGTATTCCTCTTCCTGGCAGCTCTTTATGAAAGCTGGTCGGTACCGTTCTCTGTACTGCTGGCCGTACCTATCGGGGCCTTTGGTGCGATCCTGACACTGACTTTCCTTCCTGCCATTACGAATAACGTTTATGCGCAGATTGGTCTGATCACCCTGATTGGTCTCTCGGCAAAGAATGCGATCCTGATCGTGGAGTTTGCAAAAGAGCGTGTGGACAGGGGGATGGAACTGGTCACGGCGACTGTGGAAGCGGCCAAGCTGCGTCTGCGTCCGATCATCATGACTTCCCTTGCGTTCCTGTTAGGTATCATGCCGCTGGTAATATCCAGTGGTGCGGGTGCTGAATCCCGTAAAACAATGGGATGGACCGTATTGGGTGGTATGTTCACAGCGACCTTCCTGGCGATCTTTATCGTACCGGTGCTGTATGTGGTAATTACCCGTCTGGCATATGGAAAGGATAAACTCAAACAAATGCAGGAAAATCACAAAGCGATGCAACACGAATTATAA
- a CDS encoding NmrA family NAD(P)-binding protein, producing MNAKILVAGASGHLGEKIIRGLIDEGADVRAVIRPNTALEKIGALKQYDIGVIQTDMHNINELTLACKDVDCVVSALQGLEDVIVDVQSVLLQAAVNAGVPRFIPSDYASDFTKQAAGENRNFDLRRKFHEQLEKAPIAATSILNGAFAEILIRNNPLLDLNNNSVSYWEDENKRIDFTTMDDVASFTAAAAMDATTPRFLRIAGFQASPKELAAIGGELKEQEFKLIRQGSLEDLLALIQRERAAHPEGENELYPAWQQLQYMKSMFSTELFPLNNRRYTDIQFTGAKTFISALLQTTSAQ from the coding sequence ATGAACGCAAAAATCCTGGTAGCGGGTGCAAGTGGACATCTTGGAGAAAAGATCATCCGCGGACTAATTGACGAAGGCGCAGATGTGCGTGCTGTAATCCGTCCTAATACTGCATTGGAAAAAATCGGCGCACTGAAGCAATATGATATTGGTGTTATCCAGACGGATATGCACAATATCAATGAACTGACACTCGCCTGTAAAGATGTTGACTGTGTGGTATCTGCATTGCAGGGCCTGGAAGATGTTATTGTCGATGTGCAGTCAGTGTTGCTACAGGCAGCAGTAAATGCAGGCGTTCCCCGCTTTATACCTTCTGATTATGCGAGCGACTTCACGAAACAGGCTGCCGGTGAAAACCGGAACTTCGATCTGAGGCGTAAATTCCACGAACAGTTGGAGAAAGCCCCCATAGCCGCCACATCTATACTCAATGGCGCCTTTGCAGAAATACTGATACGTAATAATCCTCTGCTGGACCTGAATAACAACAGTGTTAGTTACTGGGAAGATGAAAATAAACGTATAGACTTCACCACCATGGACGATGTGGCCTCCTTCACCGCTGCCGCTGCTATGGATGCTACCACGCCCCGCTTTCTGCGCATTGCTGGTTTCCAGGCAAGCCCTAAAGAGCTGGCAGCAATTGGAGGTGAACTGAAAGAACAGGAATTTAAACTGATTCGTCAGGGGAGTCTGGAAGATCTGCTGGCACTTATTCAACGTGAAAGAGCCGCACATCCTGAAGGGGAAAACGAATTATATCCGGCCTGGCAACAACTACAGTATATGAAGAGTATGTTCAGCACAGAACTGTTTCCTTTAAATAATCGCCGTTATACTGATATTCAGTTTACAGGTGCGAAAACATTTATCAGCGCGTTGTTACAAACAACGTCAGCACAATAG
- a CDS encoding ribonucleoside-diphosphate reductase small subunit — MNLENELLLKENKDRFVLLPINYPKVWEKYKQHEASFWTAEEIDLSADMKDWNNLNDGERHFITHVLAFFAASDGIVNENLAVNFMSEVQLPEARCFYGFQIMMENIHSETYALLIDTYVKDPVEKDRLFHAIETVPAVTKKAKWALRWIENGNFAERLVAFAAVEGIFFSGSFCSIFWLKKRGLMPGLTFSNELISRDEGLHCEFACLLYGMLENRLPEEQVHTIIRDAVAIEKEFITDALPVALIGMNSKLMSEYIEFVADRWLSELGYTKIFNTANPFDFMEMISLQGKTNFFEKRVGDYQKAGVMSGKDTQTFSLDEDF, encoded by the coding sequence ATGAATTTAGAGAATGAACTGCTTTTAAAGGAAAACAAAGACAGATTTGTATTGCTGCCTATCAATTATCCGAAAGTATGGGAGAAATACAAACAACATGAGGCTAGTTTCTGGACAGCAGAGGAGATCGATCTCAGTGCAGATATGAAGGACTGGAATAATCTCAACGATGGGGAACGTCATTTCATTACCCATGTACTCGCATTTTTCGCAGCAAGTGATGGTATCGTTAACGAAAACCTCGCTGTTAATTTCATGAGTGAAGTACAGTTACCCGAAGCACGTTGCTTCTATGGTTTCCAGATCATGATGGAAAACATCCACTCTGAAACATATGCATTATTAATAGACACTTATGTAAAAGATCCGGTTGAAAAAGATCGCCTGTTCCATGCAATAGAAACAGTTCCTGCCGTTACTAAAAAAGCGAAGTGGGCATTGCGCTGGATTGAAAACGGCAACTTCGCTGAGCGTCTTGTAGCATTTGCAGCTGTAGAAGGTATCTTCTTCAGTGGCAGTTTCTGCTCTATATTCTGGCTGAAGAAAAGAGGCCTGATGCCAGGTCTGACCTTCTCCAATGAACTGATCAGCCGTGATGAAGGATTACATTGCGAATTTGCATGTCTGCTGTATGGTATGCTGGAAAACAGACTGCCGGAAGAACAGGTGCACACTATTATCCGCGATGCAGTAGCCATCGAAAAAGAATTCATCACTGATGCATTACCGGTAGCACTGATCGGTATGAACAGTAAGTTAATGAGCGAATACATTGAGTTCGTTGCAGATCGTTGGTTAAGTGAACTGGGATATACTAAAATATTTAACACAGCAAATCCGTTTGACTTTATGGAGATGATTTCTCTCCAGGGTAAAACAAACTTCTTCGAAAAACGCGTGGGAGACTATCAGAAAGCAGGCGTAATGTCCGGTAAGGATACACAGACTTTCAGTCTTGACGAAGACTTCTGA
- a CDS encoding AsmA family protein — protein sequence MLKKILKIVGIFLLVLVIAAIAIPYFFKGKIMSIVKTELNKQLVADVDFKDVDISLIRHFPRLAVALEDLSVVNRAPFAGDTLFAVKKIDLALNLMSVIKGDKMDIYNVDIVAPRIHAIINKQGLVNWDITKPDTAQTTPADTATTKFALNLQQYSIEDATIRYDDEQGDMGMLIEGLNHQGKGDFTQDLFTLQTTTQAEGVTFRYGLIPYLLRTKTTMDADIQVDNKTSTYTFQKGKATLNNLELAFQGFFKLIDDSTYGMDLTMKAPSTQFKDILSLVPAIFMQDFDKIKTSGTAAFDGYVKGTYSATQMPAFGLNLAVKDGFFQYPDLPKPVKNIQVKMSVNNPDGVPDHTIVDIPAAHVEMDNTPLDMRLLVKTPISDMYVDGAAKGKLDLSKVSQFVKLEAGTALSGIVDADVSAKGNMSAIEKQAYDKFYAAGSILISDLLYRSKDYPDGVKVNTLAMQFNPKNVTVSKFDGQYMGTNFQANGEVNNMLAYMLKNQPLDGKLAVKADQVDLDKWMGTTETTAAATPADTASAPFAVPANLNLALQAQVDKVHYDKLDMSNLSGNLLLKDETVSMQQIKANALQGNMEVNGSYSTKNSKTNPDINMAYSVQNVDVQQTFNAFNTVQALMPVAKFLNGKINSHLELTGKLGQDMMPLLSSLTGDGNLLVLEGALQKFGPIDQLASTLNVSQLKNFSLRDIKTYFAFENGRVKVNPFKVNVSNISMLVGGSHGFDQSLDYTLQMTLPRSVIGKQGDALVTSLASQASAKGIPVNISDSIHLNVLLGGNIMKPTYKTDLQETTSGTLNNLKDQATTLVKNKVDTVKTALKDSLNAAKNNAVAGLKDQITKQITGQKDTTGNKAQPVQNAGKQAEQAVKSTIGNIFKKKSN from the coding sequence ATGCTCAAAAAGATCCTCAAAATTGTAGGAATTTTCTTGCTGGTATTGGTTATCGCAGCTATTGCCATTCCATACTTTTTCAAGGGCAAGATCATGTCTATCGTCAAAACAGAGCTGAATAAACAACTTGTAGCTGATGTCGACTTTAAAGATGTGGATATCAGCCTGATAAGGCACTTCCCAAGGCTGGCTGTAGCCCTCGAAGACCTGAGCGTAGTAAACAGAGCGCCTTTCGCCGGCGATACCCTGTTTGCCGTTAAGAAAATCGATCTGGCACTCAATCTCATGAGCGTAATCAAAGGCGATAAAATGGATATCTACAATGTGGATATCGTAGCGCCACGCATACATGCTATTATCAATAAACAGGGACTGGTGAACTGGGATATTACAAAACCAGACACAGCCCAGACCACTCCGGCAGATACTGCCACTACCAAATTCGCCCTCAATCTACAGCAATACAGCATCGAAGATGCTACCATCCGCTATGATGATGAACAAGGTGACATGGGTATGCTGATCGAAGGCCTGAACCACCAGGGTAAAGGTGACTTCACACAGGATCTGTTCACGCTCCAGACAACCACCCAGGCTGAAGGCGTTACCTTCCGCTATGGTCTTATCCCCTACCTGCTGCGCACCAAAACAACCATGGATGCAGATATTCAGGTAGATAATAAAACCAGCACCTATACCTTCCAGAAAGGTAAAGCCACACTGAACAATCTCGAACTGGCCTTCCAGGGCTTCTTTAAACTCATTGATGACAGCACCTACGGCATGGACCTCACCATGAAAGCGCCATCCACACAATTTAAAGACATCCTCTCCCTGGTGCCCGCTATCTTCATGCAGGATTTTGATAAAATCAAAACTTCCGGTACCGCTGCCTTCGACGGTTACGTAAAAGGTACTTACAGCGCTACCCAGATGCCTGCTTTCGGATTAAACCTGGCTGTTAAAGATGGTTTCTTCCAATACCCTGACCTCCCTAAACCTGTAAAGAATATCCAGGTAAAAATGAGCGTCAACAACCCGGATGGCGTACCTGATCATACCATTGTGGACATTCCTGCTGCCCATGTAGAAATGGATAACACCCCGCTGGATATGCGCCTCCTGGTGAAAACACCGATCTCCGACATGTATGTAGACGGCGCTGCAAAAGGTAAACTCGACCTGTCAAAAGTATCTCAGTTCGTAAAACTGGAAGCTGGTACCGCGTTGAGTGGTATCGTAGATGCGGATGTTTCTGCAAAAGGGAACATGAGCGCCATCGAAAAACAGGCATATGATAAATTCTACGCTGCCGGTAGCATCCTGATCAGCGATCTGTTGTACCGTAGCAAAGATTATCCGGACGGTGTGAAGGTAAATACCCTGGCCATGCAGTTCAATCCGAAGAATGTGACAGTATCTAAATTTGACGGACAATACATGGGCACCAACTTCCAGGCAAACGGTGAAGTGAATAATATGCTGGCCTATATGCTGAAGAATCAGCCGCTGGATGGTAAACTGGCTGTAAAAGCAGACCAGGTAGACCTCGACAAATGGATGGGTACCACGGAAACCACCGCTGCCGCAACACCAGCCGATACGGCCAGTGCTCCTTTTGCTGTTCCGGCTAACCTGAACCTCGCTTTACAGGCACAGGTAGATAAAGTTCACTACGATAAACTCGACATGTCTAACCTCTCCGGTAACCTGTTGCTGAAAGACGAAACCGTTTCCATGCAACAGATCAAGGCAAATGCCTTACAGGGTAATATGGAAGTAAATGGTAGCTACAGTACAAAAAACAGTAAGACCAACCCGGATATCAACATGGCTTACAGTGTACAGAATGTAGACGTACAACAGACATTCAACGCTTTCAATACCGTTCAGGCCCTGATGCCGGTGGCCAAATTCCTGAATGGTAAAATCAACTCCCACCTGGAACTGACCGGTAAACTGGGGCAGGATATGATGCCTTTACTGAGCAGCCTCACAGGTGACGGTAACCTGCTGGTACTGGAAGGCGCCCTGCAGAAGTTTGGTCCGATAGACCAGCTGGCAAGCACCCTGAATGTATCTCAACTGAAAAACTTCTCCCTGAGAGATATCAAAACCTATTTCGCTTTTGAAAACGGACGCGTAAAGGTAAATCCGTTCAAAGTGAACGTCAGCAACATCAGTATGCTGGTAGGTGGTTCCCACGGTTTTGACCAGTCACTGGACTATACCCTGCAGATGACCCTGCCGCGCAGCGTGATCGGAAAACAGGGAGATGCCCTGGTGACAAGTCTGGCTTCACAGGCGAGCGCTAAAGGTATCCCTGTTAATATCAGCGATAGTATTCACCTGAACGTGTTGCTCGGTGGTAACATCATGAAACCAACATACAAGACCGACCTCCAGGAAACAACCTCCGGTACACTCAATAACCTGAAAGATCAGGCAACCACTCTCGTAAAAAATAAGGTAGACACCGTGAAAACAGCCCTCAAGGATTCACTGAATGCTGCCAAAAATAACGCCGTTGCCGGTCTGAAAGACCAGATCACCAAACAGATCACAGGTCAGAAAGATACTACCGGAAATAAGGCACAACCTGTGCAGAATGCCGGTAAACAAGCGGAACAAGCGGTAAAAAGTACCATCGGAAATATCTTTAAAAAGAAAAGTAACTAA